One genomic segment of Gossypium arboreum isolate Shixiya-1 chromosome 3, ASM2569848v2, whole genome shotgun sequence includes these proteins:
- the LOC108466467 gene encoding protein DCL homolog, chloroplastic-like isoform X2, which produces MASFLKPSPSNSHLTFIPISFSSSSVILSSPLYQTTSLRVRLCALTTDPDGGRTASQESSGADLLRKPSIVPDEDSGGISEEEDGSKEKGNRGEWIDWEDRILQDTVPLVGFVRMILHSGKYGSGDRLSPEHEKTILERLLPYHPESEKKIGCGIDYITVGYHPEFVGSRCLFIVRKDGELVDFSYWKCIKGLIRKNYPLYADSFILRNFQRPRRSS; this is translated from the exons ATGGCTTCATTTCTCAAGCCATCACCGTCCAACTCTCACCTTACCTTTATCCCTAtctctttttcttcctcctctgtTATCTTATCTTCTCCGTTGTACCAAACAACGTCGCTCCGCGTTCGTCTTTGCGCGCTGACGACCGACCCCGACGGCGGGAGAACCGCGAGCCAGGAATCTTCCGGCGCTGATTTGTTAAGGAAGCCGAGTATAGTTCCAGATGAGGACAGTGGCGGAATTTCGGAGGAAGAGGATGGTAGTAAGGAAAAAGGAAATAGAGGTGAATGGATTGATTGGGAAGACAGGATTTTACAGGACACTGTTCCTCTCGTTGGTTTCGTTAGAATGATTCTTCATTCTGGAAA ATATGGAAGTGGAGATAGATTGAGTCCAGAGCACGAAAAGACTATTCTGGAGAGGTTGCTTCCTTACCATCCAGAGTCTGAGAAGAAAATCGGATGTGGAATTGATTACATTACT GTTGGTTACCATCCTGAATTTGTAGGCTCAAGATGTTTGTTCATAGTTCGAAAAGATGGTGAACTAGTTGATTTTTCTTACTGGAAATGCATCAAGGGCCTCATCAGGAAAAACTATCCCCTATATGCAGATAGCTTCATTCTCAGAAATTTCCAACGGCCTAGACGGAGTTCATGA
- the LOC108466467 gene encoding protein DCL homolog, chloroplastic-like isoform X1, which produces MASFLKPSPSNSHLTFIPISFSSSSVILSSPLYQTTSLRVRLCALTTDPDGGRTASQESSGADLLRKPSIVPDEDSGGISEEEDGSKEKGNRGEWIDWEDRILQDTVPLVGFVRMILHSGKYGSGDRLSPEHEKTILERLLPYHPESEKKIGCGIDYITSCSKTEGVKGQAFRNAGESPLPSRRSCCLVGFQFRLEIFGRFGVCTDGNSPFHPHRLPVSPFVLLAHCYSGIKIGCNCTCSKLFLNLHTS; this is translated from the exons ATGGCTTCATTTCTCAAGCCATCACCGTCCAACTCTCACCTTACCTTTATCCCTAtctctttttcttcctcctctgtTATCTTATCTTCTCCGTTGTACCAAACAACGTCGCTCCGCGTTCGTCTTTGCGCGCTGACGACCGACCCCGACGGCGGGAGAACCGCGAGCCAGGAATCTTCCGGCGCTGATTTGTTAAGGAAGCCGAGTATAGTTCCAGATGAGGACAGTGGCGGAATTTCGGAGGAAGAGGATGGTAGTAAGGAAAAAGGAAATAGAGGTGAATGGATTGATTGGGAAGACAGGATTTTACAGGACACTGTTCCTCTCGTTGGTTTCGTTAGAATGATTCTTCATTCTGGAAA ATATGGAAGTGGAGATAGATTGAGTCCAGAGCACGAAAAGACTATTCTGGAGAGGTTGCTTCCTTACCATCCAGAGTCTGAGAAGAAAATCGGATGTGGAATTGATTACATTACT TCATGCAGTAAAACTGAAGGAGTGAAGGGACAGGCTTTTAGAAATGCGGGTGAGAGTCCCCTACCTAGTAGAAGAAGTTGCTGCCTTGTAGGATTTCAATTTAGGCTGGAGATATTTGGCAGGTTTGGAGTCTGTACTGATGGCAATTCCCCATTCCACCCCCATCGCCTTCCTGTTTCCCCTTTTGTCTTGTTAGCTCATTGCTATAGTGGAATCAAAATAGGCTGCAATTGTACTTGCTCAAAGCTCTTTCTGAATTTACATACTTCATGA